One Cellulomonas sp. NS3 genomic region harbors:
- a CDS encoding CYTH and CHAD domain-containing protein, with the protein MPEVYREVEVKFSVDDGFEVPSLLELAEPRDRSARLIEGEPDQQVLRATYYDTADLDLARHGLTLRRRVGGRDSGWHLKIPSGESERTEVRLPPGRAGGTIPDALQRLVRARVQGRPLVAVAKVTTRRTVHRLFDATAHAALEVADDRVSARRVLPLEGPGDATGPEIAWRELEVEALDGDGEVLTAVAGELSARGLTGAPHVSKLARVLGADLRPERPRRKKGKRTSAKSATSSVALVYVGDQLEQLRSQDLPVRMDVPGSVHKMRVATRRLRSTLATFRPSFAPEVVGPLRTELKWLAAVLGEVRDAEVMHERVIGALPAADPSEADSSLRSTYEAARVAVLAELDGERYDRLLDALEAFVSSPPTTERGARPAGKALRRGVAGEYARVRRLVERAGAATDAERRAELLHDARKAAKQARYAAELAGDVFGPQARAFAAAMESTQELLGQHQDSVVLREHLRELAESTSDPSAAFTYGRLHALEEVRAREMEDRLPSVWAKASKKRLRRWLR; encoded by the coding sequence ATGCCTGAGGTGTACCGAGAGGTCGAGGTCAAGTTCTCTGTCGACGACGGCTTCGAGGTGCCGAGCCTGCTCGAGCTCGCGGAACCCCGGGACCGCAGCGCCCGGTTGATCGAGGGTGAGCCCGACCAGCAGGTGCTGCGTGCCACGTACTACGACACCGCCGACCTGGATCTGGCGCGCCACGGGCTGACGTTGCGTCGTCGGGTCGGGGGCAGGGACTCCGGCTGGCACCTCAAGATCCCGAGCGGTGAGTCCGAGCGCACCGAGGTCCGCCTGCCCCCGGGGCGTGCCGGGGGCACGATCCCGGACGCGTTGCAGCGTCTTGTGCGGGCTCGCGTCCAGGGTCGGCCGCTCGTCGCGGTCGCCAAGGTCACCACCAGGCGGACGGTGCACCGGCTGTTCGACGCGACGGCTCACGCAGCGCTCGAGGTCGCGGACGACCGCGTCAGCGCCCGGCGGGTCCTTCCCCTCGAGGGCCCGGGTGACGCAACGGGCCCGGAGATCGCGTGGCGCGAGCTCGAGGTTGAAGCGCTCGACGGGGACGGCGAGGTCCTGACCGCGGTAGCCGGGGAGCTGAGCGCGCGCGGCCTCACGGGTGCGCCGCACGTCTCCAAGCTGGCGCGTGTCCTCGGTGCTGACCTGCGCCCAGAGCGCCCCCGTCGGAAGAAGGGCAAGCGCACCTCGGCGAAGTCCGCGACGAGCAGTGTCGCCCTGGTCTACGTGGGCGACCAGCTCGAGCAGCTGCGATCTCAGGACCTCCCGGTGCGGATGGACGTACCCGGCAGCGTCCACAAGATGCGCGTGGCGACCCGCCGGCTGCGTAGCACCCTGGCGACGTTCCGCCCCTCGTTCGCCCCGGAGGTCGTCGGGCCGCTGCGCACAGAGCTGAAGTGGCTGGCGGCGGTCCTGGGCGAGGTCCGCGACGCCGAGGTGATGCACGAGCGCGTCATCGGAGCCCTCCCCGCCGCGGACCCGTCCGAGGCGGACTCCTCGCTGCGGTCCACATACGAGGCCGCACGCGTGGCGGTGCTCGCCGAGCTCGACGGCGAGCGGTACGACCGGCTCCTCGACGCGCTCGAGGCCTTCGTCTCGAGCCCTCCGACGACCGAGCGCGGCGCTCGGCCTGCCGGGAAGGCGCTGCGGCGGGGCGTTGCGGGGGAGTACGCCCGAGTCCGGCGGCTCGTCGAGCGCGCCGGCGCCGCCACCGATGCCGAACGACGCGCCGAGCTCCTGCATGACGCGCGCAAGGCCGCGAAGCAGGCCCGGTACGCAGCAGAGCTCGCCGGAGACGTGTTCGGGCCCCAGGCCCGGGCGTTCGCCGCCGCGATGGAGAGCACGCAGGAGCTCCTAGGGCAGCACCAGGACTCCGTCGTCCTGCGTGAACACCTCCGCGAGCTGGCCGAGAGCACCTCCGACCCGAGTGCCGCGTTCACCTATGGCAGGCTGCACGCGCTGGAAGAGGTCCGCGCCCGCGAGATGGAGGACCGGCTGCCGTCCGTGTGGGCCAAGGCCAGCAAGAAGCGGCTGCGCCGCTGGCTCCGCTGA
- a CDS encoding ATP-binding protein gives MEHVARAELSLVTRARRRVADHATRCGASAEQSLDIELLASEIVTIAVVHGAPAGQVRIATDHTNGTFTVSVSNQSRREVGHPRPADPAGRSLWMVESLAASWGITADPDGKVLWFSVELDPCHERLARRLTADPPHSRRPGAEHWLNSVPQQRCP, from the coding sequence ATGGAACATGTTGCGCGCGCAGAGCTGTCCTTGGTCACTCGTGCCCGTCGTCGGGTCGCCGACCACGCAACCCGGTGCGGAGCGTCGGCGGAGCAGAGCTTGGACATCGAGCTCCTCGCGAGCGAGATCGTCACGATCGCCGTCGTTCACGGCGCACCTGCTGGTCAGGTGCGTATCGCGACGGACCACACCAACGGCACCTTCACGGTCTCGGTCAGCAACCAGAGTCGGCGCGAGGTGGGGCATCCGCGACCCGCAGACCCGGCTGGACGCAGCCTGTGGATGGTGGAGAGCCTTGCGGCGTCGTGGGGGATCACCGCGGATCCTGACGGGAAGGTGCTGTGGTTCTCCGTCGAGCTCGACCCTTGCCACGAGCGGCTGGCACGCCGCCTCACCGCAGATCCCCCTCACTCCCGGCGCCCAGGAGCCGAACACTGGCTGAACAGTGTCCCTCAGCAGCGCTGCCCCTGA